In Williamsia phyllosphaerae, the DNA window ATGGTCGTCGTCGGCACCCGCAGCACCGCCTTCGCCCCCGTCCACCGCCTCGGGCTGATGGTCGTCTGGGACGACGGCGACGACAGCCTCACCGAACCCCGCGCGCCCTACCCGCACCCGCGGGAGGTGGCCGTCCTGCGCGCCGCGGAGAGCGGGTGCGCACTCGTGATCGGCGGTCTGACCCGTACCGCCGAGACACAGACCCTCGTCGACTCCGGCTGGATGCACGACCTCGTCGCCGACCGGGCGACGGTCCGCGCCCATGCGCCGCGGATACTCGCGATCAGCGACGAGGACCGCCGCGTCGCCCGCGACCCCAACGCCCGGATCGTGCGCATCCCGGAGATCGCCTTCGACGCCGCCCGTGCCGCGCTGGCCGCGCAGACGCCGGTGCTGATCAGTGTGCCGCGACGCGGCTATCACCCGTCGCTGGCCTGCGAACGCTGCCGCACCCGCGTCCGCTGTCGGCGCTGCCGCGGACCGATGTACGCCGACGGTCCCACCGCCCGCGGCGAACCCGTGCGTATCACCTGCCGATGGTGCGGACATCACGAGTCGTCCTTCCGGTGTGCCGAGTGCGGCGACACCCACCTGCGCGCCCTCACCTCCGGTTCGCGACGCACCGCCGAGGAACTGGGCAAGGCGTTCTCGGGTGTGCCGGTGATCACCTCCGGTGGCGACCACATGGTCGACACCGTCCCCGCCGGTGCGCGCGTGGTCGTCTCGACCCCGGGGGCCGAACCGGTCGCCGAGGGCGGGTACGGCGCCGCGGTGCTGCTCGACACCTGGGCGCAGATGGACCGGCCCGATCTCCGTGCCGGCGAGCAGACCCTGCGCCGCTGGTTCGCCGCGATCACCCTGGTCCGTTCGGCGGCCGACAGCGGGACCGCAGTCATCGTGGCCGACGCCGGGATCCCGGTGGTGCAGGCCGCCATCAGGTTCGACGCGGTCGGTTTCGCGAAGGACGAGGTCGCACAGCGCGCCGAGCTCGGACTGCCCCCCGCGGTGACGATGGCGTCGGTGGACGGAACGGCGACGTCGATCGCCGCGTTCGCGGACTCGGTGGCCCTGCCCACGACCGGCGAGGTGCTCGGACCGGTCGACCTCCCGCCCGACGCCCGGCCACCGGCGGGCAGCGACCGCGCAGGCGACGGTGGTGACATCGCGCGGATCCTGTTACGCGTCAACCGTTCCGAGGGGCGGGAGCTGGTCCGTGCGCTGCGGGACGCGCAGATCGCGCGCACCACCCACCACGATGCCGGGGCGTTACGGGTGCAGGTCGACCCGCCGACGATCGGCTGACGTCGGCAGCGGGACGATCGGCGTCGATCCGCGGCCGGACGAGCCCATAGACTCGTACGCGCCCCGGTGCACCACGGTGCCGGGCAGGACGAGAGGACGCAGACGTGTCGGTGGTGCCCATCCGGTTGTTCGGTGATCCGGTGCTGCGCACCCGCGCGGCTGAGGTCACCGACTTCGGTCCCGAGCTCGGTCGCCTGATCGACGACATGTTCGAGACCATGGACCGGCACAACGGTGCGGGCCTCGCCGCGACGCAGATCGGTGTCGAGTCCCGGGTCTTCGTCTTCAACTGCGGGGGGATGCGCGGACACATCGTCAACCCGGTCTTCACGGTCGAGGGCGACGACACCCAGACCGGTCCGGAGGGCTGCCTGTCGATCCCGGGGATCCAGGCGTCCTGCACCCGTGCGGCGGTCGTGACGGTCAGCGGCGTCAACCGCGACGGCGTCCCGCTGCACTTCACCGCCGAGGACATCGTCGCCCGCGCGATCCAGCACGAGACCGACCATCTCGACGGTGTGCTCTTCCTGCAGCGCCTCGAGCCCACGATCCGCAAGGGCGCGATGCGCGCGGTCCGGGAATCGGAGTGGTTCGCCGCGGGTGTCACCAGCAGCGACGACCCCGGCGCGTACCCGACGACGTGGGTACACGAGCCCGACGAGGCCGGTATGACGCCCAGCAGGGTCGCCGAGTGAGAATCGAGCGGAGCGAGGCTCGGAGCGAGAGCGGGCCCTGCGAGATGACACTGTGAGGATCGTGTTCGCCGGGACGCCGGAACCTGCGGTGGCATCGCTGCGGCGTCTGATCGACTCACCCGATCACGAGGTCGTCGGTGTCATCACCCGCCCCGACGCCGAGTCCGGCCGTGGTCGCAAGGTCCTGCGGTCACCGGTGGGAACGTTGGCCGACGGGGCGGGCGTCGAGGTGATCACGCCACGTCGGCTGTCCGAGCCGGAGGCGGTCGCGACGCTGACCGCATGGGCGCCGGACTGCTGCGCGGTCGTCGCCTACGGTGCGTTGGTACCGAAGGCGCTGCTCGACCTGCCGCAGCACGGATGGATCAACCTGCACTTCTCGCTGCTGCCGGCCTGGCGCGGCGCCGCCCCGGTCCAGGCGGCCATCGCCGCGGGCGACGAGATCACCGGCGCCAGCACCTTTCAGATCGAGGCCGGCCTCGACACCGGCCCGGTGTTCGGCACGCTCACCGAACGGATCCGACCCACCGACACCAGTGGTGATCTCCTCGATCGACTGGCCGAACACGGATCGCACCTGCTGGTCTCGACCCTCGACGGGATCGAGCGCGGTGAGCTCGTCGGGGTGCCGCAGCCCTCGGACGGGGTCAGCCTCGCCCCCAAGGTCGATGTCGCCGACGCGCGCGTCCGCTGGGATCGTCCCGCACACATCGTCGACCGCCAGATTCGTTCGGCCACACCGGCTCCCGGAAGCTGGACCGAGTTGGGAGAAGTCCGTTTGAAGATCGGCCCGGTCACCATGACCGACGATGAACCGCTGCCCGCGGGCGAGCTCGCGGTG includes these proteins:
- a CDS encoding primosomal protein N', coding for MLGLAHLDRPFDYQVDADQDEAAVPGARVRVRFSGRLVDGFVLDRLEASEHPGKLGWLDRVVSPEPVLTPEVAALCRAVADRYAGTMTDVLRLAIPPRHGRTEQAPDTTTDTTVAPETIPDAPDPAGWARYRNAESFTGVVGAGGPGRAAWQALPGEDWSLRLAELATHAVRSGHGVLIVVPDQRDLDRVERACREVLGDTVVALSAGLGPAARYRRWLRVLRGTAMVVVGTRSTAFAPVHRLGLMVVWDDGDDSLTEPRAPYPHPREVAVLRAAESGCALVIGGLTRTAETQTLVDSGWMHDLVADRATVRAHAPRILAISDEDRRVARDPNARIVRIPEIAFDAARAALAAQTPVLISVPRRGYHPSLACERCRTRVRCRRCRGPMYADGPTARGEPVRITCRWCGHHESSFRCAECGDTHLRALTSGSRRTAEELGKAFSGVPVITSGGDHMVDTVPAGARVVVSTPGAEPVAEGGYGAAVLLDTWAQMDRPDLRAGEQTLRRWFAAITLVRSAADSGTAVIVADAGIPVVQAAIRFDAVGFAKDEVAQRAELGLPPAVTMASVDGTATSIAAFADSVALPTTGEVLGPVDLPPDARPPAGSDRAGDGGDIARILLRVNRSEGRELVRALRDAQIARTTHHDAGALRVQVDPPTIG
- the def gene encoding peptide deformylase translates to MSVVPIRLFGDPVLRTRAAEVTDFGPELGRLIDDMFETMDRHNGAGLAATQIGVESRVFVFNCGGMRGHIVNPVFTVEGDDTQTGPEGCLSIPGIQASCTRAAVVTVSGVNRDGVPLHFTAEDIVARAIQHETDHLDGVLFLQRLEPTIRKGAMRAVRESEWFAAGVTSSDDPGAYPTTWVHEPDEAGMTPSRVAE
- the fmt gene encoding methionyl-tRNA formyltransferase; amino-acid sequence: MRIVFAGTPEPAVASLRRLIDSPDHEVVGVITRPDAESGRGRKVLRSPVGTLADGAGVEVITPRRLSEPEAVATLTAWAPDCCAVVAYGALVPKALLDLPQHGWINLHFSLLPAWRGAAPVQAAIAAGDEITGASTFQIEAGLDTGPVFGTLTERIRPTDTSGDLLDRLAEHGSHLLVSTLDGIERGELVGVPQPSDGVSLAPKVDVADARVRWDRPAHIVDRQIRSATPAPGSWTELGEVRLKIGPVTMTDDEPLPAGELAVSKKSVLVGTGSAPVRLSTVQPPGKKPMAAADWARGAHLDTGAVLS